One region of Grus americana isolate bGruAme1 chromosome 20, bGruAme1.mat, whole genome shotgun sequence genomic DNA includes:
- the CYSRT1 gene encoding cysteine-rich tail protein 1, translated as MSREMDRGVSLENPYASINIPRDQFQQSFITCYLKDEPTIIANPAAVPTYGVEEQEGSWNSPTISTEKSWSRPYNPYASLKMPNGESPNSFYTVTLDKPPKGQEQEASGGCGCCKCCPCCRKCCCVVS; from the coding sequence ATGAGCAGGGAGATGGATCGTGGGGTCAGCCTGGAAAACCCCTACGCCAGCATCAACATCCCGCGGGACCAGTTCCAGCAAAGCTTCATCACTTGCTACCTGAAGGACGAGCCCACCATCATCGCCAACCCTGCAGCCGTGCCCACCTACGgtgtggaggagcaggagggcagCTGGAACAGCCCAACCATTTCCACGGAGAAGTCCTGGTCCCGTCCCTACAACCCCTATGCCAGCCTGAAGATGCCCAACGGGGAATCGCCCAACTCCTTCTACACTGTCACCCTGGACAAGCCACCCAAGggccaggagcaggaggccagcgGGGGATGCGGCTGCTGCAAGTGCTGCCCTTGCTGCAGAAAGTGCTGCTGCGTTGTCTCCTAA
- the RNF224 gene encoding RING finger protein 224: protein MSQAGSSPRAEDAGLCVGTHSRTPSWGSQRVECIICYSSYDLCGRLPRRLYCGHTFCQACLKRLDAIANEQRWIPCPQRRQNTPTPRGGVAMLDLDLATFLTVKADKEHPRMAGRSQPDLATKGSCKEKVVTQQPAGLCQDSLPPVPFPRHSCCRLCLCCGMTAAFES, encoded by the coding sequence ATGTCCCAGgccggcagcagcccccggGCAGAGGACGCAGGGCTGTGTGTGGGGACGCACTCGCGCACCCCGAGCTGGGGCAGCCAGCGGGTTGAGTGCATCATCTGCTACTCCTCCTACGACCTGTGTGGCCGGCTGCCGCGCCGGCTCTACTGCGGCCATACCTTCTGCCAAGCCTGCCTGAAACGCCTTGATGCCATTGCCAATGAGCAGCGCTGGATCCCCTGCCCGCAGCGCCGCCAAAATACACCCACGCCACGTGGCGGCGTCGCCATGCTTGACCTTGACCTGGCCACCTTTCTCACCGTGAAAGCTGACAAGGAGCATCCCCGGATGGCTGGCAGGTCCCAGCCTGACTTGGCCACCAAGGGCTCATGCAAAGAGAAGGTGGTCACCCAGCAGCCGGCGGGGCTGTGCCAAGACTCACTGCCCCCGGTGCCATTCCCGCGACACAGCTGCTGCCGGCTGTGCCTGTGCTGCGGGATGACAGCGGCCTTTGAGAGCTGA